AAAACGTCTAACATATAAGTGTTCCATTTATGCAGTCTAACGAACAGTAAGTCATCGTTTGTTAGGTAGGCGAGGTTCCGCGGAATCTTTAACTTATTTCCTCTCAAATAGCTACCAGCCATGGGTGTAAACTCGCCGTACGATTCAGAGATTTGTCTCCGCCGCAACTCGTCCTCCCGCTGCTGTTTGGTGTATTGGATTACTTTATTGAAACTGTAGTTCACAAACTCCCAGTGCCGAGATAGCAATTTCATTGCTGAGGCGTGGTCTGGGGAGTCGATCGTCAGAATGAGCCCATATCGTCTTTCGTCACCCCTAGCATCATTATCCTGGAGCTTGAACCCAATTACCAAGTTAAGGCCTCGACTTTGATCATAGAAGGTCAGAGGCGATCCGTCGTAAGTCATAGTCTCCTCTGAGAAAATGTGTCGAATAACTGAAGAGATCAACTGATATCGCACGGACGGATAGTTCGTAGAAACATAGTCGATCGAGTGGAGTGTGCTGCGCATTGACCTAGATGACTTGTCACTGCCGGGAAAATGGATTGAACAGGAATCACAGTATGTGTCTGTGGGGTAATCCGGTAGAAATAGCTCTTCTCCGTCTTTGGCAAACTGCGTTCCTAACAAGATTCTGGGCCCGTGCTTATCACAGAAGTGAGCGAGTGAAATCAGCATGTTTGGCATCGTACGTGCATTGAATAGAGAGACTTCCGACTCCAGCCCTGCATGTGGTTCTTTATCCCGATTTCGTTATGTTGAACTAACTTGTTTAAATGAGATTTTCGTATGAACTTTGTAGGTCTCTTTTACACAATTAACGACTTTAATACTTTTACATTCAACCGTCAAGACATTGACCATGACTTATACTGTTGAGGGTCGATGTGAGAAACACTCTCAAACTCGTCAACACTCTTCACtagcttgtttttgttttggctTTCTACATCCTTCTCGACAAGCTTTACACCAGAATCAGCCTGTTCTGACAGCATGACCAGCTTTTTAGAAATATTAAGTTTAGCTAGCTCTTCATTTAGCTCTGTGACCTGTTTGCTTAGGGACTGCCTTTCACCGAGAAGCTTGTCAGACTCTTGGGTGTACCTCTGCCTTTCTTTattcaaagtttcttcgAGAGtattcagcttttgaaatttcaggTCAACCTTCTCCAGCGTGAGCTTGACAAGGTCTTGGACAACCAGCTGGGCTTCTTGcaaatatttttcagaTATGTGCTTGGCGTTCTCTGGAAGTGTCCCCTTTAGTACCTTGTCATTGAAGCCGTTTAACAAAGCCTCGACGGTGGCGTCAACTGCCTGCGTAACTTCAGGAGTAGCATTTCCTTGACCAGATTTCCGCGGTTGGGCAGGGATCACCTCGTCAATATATTTGTCTTCTATTGGCAGCGTCAGAAACTTCTCCACGCATTCCTCTAAGGTTTTGGAGCCTCCAACATGTTCCACAACTCTATCCCATTGGTCCTCGTACATTTCAATGCCCTCTAGTAGAAGTAGGACTTCTTGGTCTGACCACTGCTTCTTGGTGTGGGCATTGTTTTCGAGACGCAGAAAGTCGGAAGATGAGAAATGTGCACTAAAATGGCCCTCCTGAAAACAGCGAGAACACAAGTTAGTGTCTCGCGACCGCAGATTGTGGTAACGAACGCCAACAGCATCGTTACCACATGTGTGGCATATGTAGGCCCTGTTAATCTGCTTCGATTGTTGTGAGTCGGTTTGCAGAGAGTTGAAATTTTGTGCGCTATCATAGATGTTTTTCCGTAAAGACAAGTTTACAGGGAACTTTTCTGGCTTCACAAATTCAATTTCTGGCTTGACCTCAGACTTATGTTCCAGCTTTATATCGGATTTAGGCTCTGATTTGACCTCAGTTACAAGCTCTTGGTCATCATTCGAACCCTGTTCAGCTTTATTTTGAGCGTTAGCGTTGACTGCAGCTCCAGAGGGAGTTGTGCTCTTGGtctcagcttcttcgagtCCGGGTACTGGGTGCGCGCTTTGAGGTTCTGTGGCTCCTTGAGTTTCAACACTTGGTTCAGAATTAGAATCTCCTTGTGGTTCTGTAGCTGCATCGTTCTCAGCGTTTGTTTGTTGCTCGGAAGCTGCTTCGGGCTCTGTGGTCACCTGCGACTCAGGCGGCGTCTTGGTGATGACTCGGGTGGGAACAAACGGTTTGAGTCCTTGTGGAGTATCCAAAACAACCTGGAAGTGCCCAGTGAAACTGGGCCCCAACAACGATGGCTTTGATCTTGGGTCCACCTGGTAATTTATCAGACCCCACTGCTCCAGAAAGTTGTGAATTCTCACGATAGACGCAACGTCCATTGCCACGTTTCTCCTGATAGCAGTTACCGTTAGGTACTCATATGGAGAGAGCCTGTAAGTGTTGATCATGAAGTTCCTAACATCCTTGTATGCCTTCTCGGTTT
Above is a genomic segment from Lachancea thermotolerans CBS 6340 chromosome A complete sequence containing:
- the LST7 gene encoding Lst7p (similar to uniprot|P53237 Saccharomyces cerevisiae YGR057C LST7 Protein possibly involved in a post-Golgi secretory pathway required for the transport of nitrogen-regulated amino acid permease Gap1p from the Golgi to the cell surface), which gives rise to MPNMLISLAHFCDKHGPRILLGTQFAKDGEELFLPDYPTDTYCDSCSIHFPGSDKSSRSMRSTLHSIDYVSTNYPSVRYQLISSVIRHIFSEETMTYDGSPLTFYDQSRGLNLVIGFKLQDNDARGDERRYGLILTIDSPDHASAMKLLSRHWEFVNYSFNKVIQYTKQQREDELRRRQISESYGEFTPMAGSYLRGNKLKIPRNLAYLTNDDLLFVRLHKWNTYMLDVLNMDE
- the RSC8 gene encoding Rsc8p (some similarities with uniprot|P43609 Saccharomyces cerevisiae YFR037C RSC8 One of 15 subunits of the 'Remodel the Structure of Chromatin' (RSC) complex essential for viability and mitotic growth homolog of SWI/SNF subunit Swi3p but unlike Swi3p does not activate transcription of reporters), yielding MSEPEVPQSVEKMLPHLQQQQQQQENSKIDYEQEAAKLEEKAIRFLAKQAHPVIVPSFASWFQFSDVHEIERRILPDFFDDSSRFKTEKAYKDVRNFMINTYRLSPYEYLTVTAIRRNVAMDVASIVRIHNFLEQWGLINYQVDPRSKPSLLGPSFTGHFQVVLDTPQGLKPFVPTRVITKTPPESQVTTEPEAASEQQTNAENDAATEPQGDSNSEPSVETQGATEPQSAHPVPGLEEAETKSTTPSGAAVNANAQNKAEQGSNDDQELVTEVKSEPKSDIKLEHKSEVKPEIEFVKPEKFPVNLSLRKNIYDSAQNFNSLQTDSQQSKQINRAYICHTCGNDAVGVRYHNLRSRDTNLCSRCFQEGHFSAHFSSSDFLRLENNAHTKKQWSDQEVLLLLEGIEMYEDQWDRVVEHVGGSKTLEECVEKFLTLPIEDKYIDEVIPAQPRKSGQGNATPEVTQAVDATVEALLNGFNDKVLKGTLPENAKHISEKYLQEAQLVVQDLVKLTLEKVDLKFQKLNTLEETLNKERQRYTQESDKLLGERQSLSKQVTELNEELAKLNISKKLVMLSEQADSGVKLVEKDVESQNKNKLVKSVDEFESVSHIDPQQYKSWSMS